Genomic window (Armatimonadota bacterium):
CGCCAGGGCCTTCGCGGGGGGCACCTTATTCAGCGTGAGCACCTGCTCCCATACCGGGTCCAGAATCTGGTTGTACTCGTCAGGGTTGGCGGTTCGCGGCGCGATCTCGGCGTAAGGGATGGAGTCCAGGAAAGCGTGATCGTTAATCGTGCTGCCGGGTGTGAGAAACGCAGGCCCGTACGCAACGGATTTCAGCGCCGGGATCGCCAGCCCAAGCCGGCTGTTCTGGGCCTGGCCCTCCGGTCCGGTGAGAAATTTCACGAGTTCCCACGCTTCCTTCGGGTGCTTTGATCTCGCGGCGATGCTGTAGGCGACCGTTGCGATGACGCTGAAACGTTCTTTGTCGTGCGGCATGACGGCGCAGTCCCAGCGGAATTTGTTCATCTCTCGGAAGCGCGGCACAAGCCAGCGGCCATAGCCGATGAACATCCCGAGATGGCCGTTGCTGAACTCAGCCTGGGCGTCGCGCCCGGCGGCCGCGGATGTCGTGAGCGCCACGTGGTCTTTGTAGTCCAGATCGTGCAGGAACTGGAGGGCCCGAACGCCATCGGGGCTGTTCAGCGCGAAGCGCTTTCCATCCGGCGTGAACATGCGCGCGCCTGCCTGGCGATACCAGCAGTACTGCATCATCGTTCCGCCGATGTACTGCAGGCCGTATTGATCGATCCGGCCATCGCCGTCAAAATCGTGGGTCAGCTTCTTCGCCGCGTCACGCATATCTTCCCACGTCCACTTGTCCGTGGGGTAGGCTATCTGGTCGCGATCGAAAAGGTCCTTGTTGAAGAAAAGGACCTGCGTCGTGAAATCCTTGGGCAGGCCGTAGAGGTGGCCTTTGTCGCGGAAGCCGTTGATCAGCCTCGGAAAGAAATCGCTCGTGTCGAACTTCGAGGCTTTGATATACGGGTCCAGATTCAGCAGCACCTGCTTCTGCGAGTAAATGGGGAAGTTCTCTACAGACATGTAGAAGACATCCGGGGGGATGTCTCCGGCCAGCATTGTGCGAAGCTTGTCGTCGAACTGGGGCGCGAGGATGTATTTGACGTCAATTTCGGGGTGCTTGTCGTGGAAGGTCTTCAGCAGATCTTTGGTGATCCGCACTTCCGGCGGCGCCCCCCACCCCATATAGGAGATTGTGACGTTCGCCCGCACGGGAGCGATGAGCGCGCAGAGTGTGGCGCCAAGCGCGACAAGTGTCGAAAGAGCTTTGTTGAGCATGTGCGGACGGGTATATGAGGTCTGGTTTCAAAGTGGGGAGACAGCCTTCGCCATCTCCCCACTTCCTGGATCAAGGCTTCAACGCTAGTATATTACGGTTTGATCGCTTTGAGGGCGTCGAGCAACGTGATCGTGCCGCTCGCATCCTTGTCCATTGCGACGAATGTCGGGTCTGTTGCCGGTGTGGGTCCCGCGGCGAGGCCCGCGGCCACCTTCAGGATATCAACGACCGCGGGGCTGCCGTTGGTGTCCGTGCGGATCATCGTGGCAACGTTGCCGGCGCCGGTGTCAATCGCGCGGTTGCCTGGGTTCAGGGTATCGTAGTCCAGCGATTCCGTTGGCAGTCCGGAGTCCGTCACGATAACGTATTTGTACTCAGTGCTGTTCTGGACCATGCTGAGCGGCCCGGTGGTGAACGTGTTCGTCTTGCCGGACACCGCGGTCAGCGGGAATCGGGTTGCGGGGTCCGTATCAAAGTCGAAGAGAACGAGCTGCTTCCCCGCGGCTATGGCCGTGGCCGCCTTGCCGGTGAAATCGATCAGGTTGAACGTGACGGTAACCGGCGCGCCGATGTAATACGTGAAGTCGTTCGGGCCGGCCACGGTGATGACCGGGTGGCGATCCCGCCGATTCAGCGTATCGTAGTCGGTGATCGGAAGGTTCGGGTCCGACTCGTTGACGATGACGAACTTACAGGTGGCGGTACCAACCTGCACCAGATACGGCACGTCGGTCGTCCATTCGTTTGTCTTGCCGGCAACCGGAACCAGCTTCTGCTTGCCGCCGGCGCCCACAAAGAAGGCGATCCACGGCGTCTTGCCCGGTGGCACGAGCCCGCCGTTGTCCACGAGTGTCAGATTTACGGGCATCGGCGCCTGGAAATCCACGGAGTTTGCTGTCGGTGTCACAACCACGCCCCCGAGGCTCTTCGCATTGCTCACCACCAAATGGTAACGGTGGCCATAGACGAGCGCAGCCGTGGTGAGGTTAACCTGCCGGGCGTTTACCCCGTCGATAGCAGCCGCACTTACGGCTACGACGGCGTTGCCGTTATCGGTATCGGTCAACGCGTAGTTGGCGGCCACGTCTCCGCCCGTGCCTACGTTGTCGGAGAATTGAACGTAGACATGCGTGGCGTCGGTGTAGCCTGCCTTCGAGACGTCAAAAGGCGTGGTGGCGTTCACGATGGTGTATGGCACCTGCTGCGTCGCGATTCCAAGGCCGTAGTTGGGGTCGCCTGTTCCTGCCGTGGGCTGGGAACGAATACCCGCCTCGTATGGGGACGAGTCGATGGCGGCGCGCGGGTGGTTGTTGTTCAGATCCCGGATGCTGATGTAGAACTGCAGGTAGATCGTATCGCCGACCGCGGGCGCGGTGAGGTTGCCACTCACAGTGAAATCCGCAAATGGTATCCGCATCTCGATGCCACCGGTATTGCCGGTCCCGTCGCCGTTAGCGTAAGCGATTTCGGCTCCGGTGCTGCCCACGGAGTGGAACTTGGTGGCCCCGGCCGGTACTTTTCCTGCCGCGTCAGAGCCAAAGTAGTCTCCGCCGGGGAACTGCCAGCCATTCAACGCCGCGTTTGGCGTATTCAGGTAGCCCCAACCGTTCACGCCATCTGTGAATGCGGCGGACGACTTCACGTTGGCCTTGATGACTGCGTTCGGGTTCTTCGGGTAGTTATAGGTCACCGGGATGCCATACGGGTCACCGGTTGTTGTTGCCACCGCGATTGCATCGTTGGCCCCACCAAGATGGATCGGAATCGACCAGTCGCCGTGCATCGTCTGCAGGCTGTAGTATGGCAGGCGAACGAAGATATAGAGGGCGTTGCCGCTGTTCGTGACGTACACGTTGGTTACATCGGACGGTTTGGCAAGCAGGGTGTCCGCCGGATCGTTGATCCCGCGTGCCGCATCGACGGTAAGGTTGTCCTTGGGTGATGATGCCACGGGGGCGCCGTACTCAGCGTCAAGTGTTCCGTCCACCACCGGGGTCGCATGGGCCGCAACGGTCAGCGCTAAACCGGCGGCGCCAAGCGCGACGGCAAGTGCAAACGATCGGATAGTAAGCAAAGGTTTCTTCACGGGGTATCCTCCATTCGTGTCAAGACGGTAGAGATATTCCAGGGACGGGAAAGGGAATCACTGAAGGTTGTAGGCGAATGTCATCTTGTTATAGTCCCACGTGCTGAACCAGCCGACGTGGGAATCGACGAACAGGATGACGTTGCCGCCGTTGTGCCGGCCGGGGAAGTAGAGCTTACCGATCTGGGCGCCGTTAATCTCCCGGTACTTGTTGATCGGCATCGCCAGGCTGCCGTAGTTCTTGTAGCCGAACCCGCCGGTGGGCGTCCCGAAAACCTGGCCGTCGTCCTGGTTCGCGGTGCCGTATTCGGTAGTCAGGTCCGACTCGCCGTATTTGTTGACGGCATTGTCAAGGGTTTGCCCGGCGGGCGGCATGGAGAGGGGGTAGCCGTTGTGGTTGCCGGTGCCCGGCGCTTCGGCAAGTTGGATCATCTTGGCCGGGCTCTTAACTGCGGAGATGGTCCTCGCCGCGTACCCCACTTTGGGATCCTGCGGAACAGAACACGCGGCGTTCATTGTGTAAGACACGTTGCTCTTCGGATCAGAGGGGCAGCGATAGACATCGAAGCTCTTGATGCCGGGGTAGACGTTTTCGCTCCACCCGAGCCTGTCGCCCCATTTCTGTGTGCCTCCCTGAAGAGGGAAGTGCTCATCATTGTCGGTATAGTACGCCTGGAACGCAATACCGAACTGCTTCATATTGCTGATGCAGGTGGTCTTCTTCGCGCTTTCGCGCGCTTTGGCGAAAACAGGGAACAGGATGGCCGCCAGGATCGCAATTATCGCGATGACCACCAGCAGTTCGATGAGTGTAAACGCCCAGTTATGTGATTTGTTTGTCCTCATGGGACTTCCTCCAGCGAGCCTGCGTCGTGCAGATCCCGCATTTGTTATGCTCGTGAATACGTATTTACAGCGATTCACCGTTTTCCCTGCGCCCCCGACTAACGGAGTGGCCGCCGGGTAAGCGGGTCACCGCATTGGCGTTAGCACCGCGGCACTCCACGGCGCGAGCTTGAGACTCAGATGCTCGTTGGTGACGGACACGTCACCGCCATTCCAGACGTCCTTCCACTTTGCGGATGCGGACAGTTTAGTGACGGGAACGGAAACGATTTGTTCCATATCCGACGCGTTGAACGCTGTGATGAGCGAACCCGCGTCACGTGGCGTGCCCCGCAGAAAGGCAGCGAATCTGCCGCCCTCGGGGGCCACAAGAGTATCGGTATCGGAGGATCGAAGCGCGGGGCTGGCACGCCGAAGAGCGATGGCGCGCTTGAACGTTTCGCGCAGGCTCGAATTCCACTTTTTATCATCCCAGACCATCGGCGCCCGATTCCACGGATCGCCACCGCCGGCCATCCCGTTCTCGTCACCGTAATAAACGGCGGGAGCCCCCGGCGAAGTCATTTGAAACACCGTGGCAAGCGCCGCCTTGCGCTCATCGCCGCCGCACTCGTTCATCAGGCGCGGCACATCGTGGCTGCCAAGCAGGTTGTACATCACGACCGTTGACTGCGGCGGGTATTGGATGTTGAGCGTGTTCAGCGCGGCCACGAATAGGGCGGCGTCCGACCGTCCGCGGGCGAAGAAATCCAGCACGGCGCCGCGAAAGCGATAGTTCATCACGCTGTCGAACTGATCACCCTGCAGCCATGGCGTGGCGTTATCCCATATCTCGCCAACGATGAGGGAGTCCTTCTTTGTTCCCTTCACCGCCGAGCGGAATTTCACCCAGAAGTCATGCGGCACTTCGTTCGCAACATCAAGGCGCCAGCCGTCGATGCGGCAGCGCTCAATCCAGTACGTGGCGACTTTGAGAATGTACGCGGCGCAATCCGGGTTGTCCGGGTTCAGCCGCGGCATCCATTTGAGGCCGGCCCATCCTTCATAAGGGATGTCGCGCTCCCCCCGGCCCTGATAATGCGTGAGGGGATCCAGGACCGGGAAAGAGGTTATGCGGTACCACTTCGCGTATTTGCTCTTCTCCTGGTTCTTGAGGATGTCCTGGAACATCGGGTTGTAGACACTGGTGTGGTTGAATACGCCGTCCAGCATCACGCGCATACCGAGTTTGTGGGCCTTGTCGCACAGCGCCTTGAGAGTCGCCTCGTCGCCGAAGTCGGGGTCCACCTTCAGGTAATCCGTGGTAGCGTACTTGTGACTGTCCGGGCCGAGGAAGATGGGATTCAGGTAGATACCGTTCGCCCCCAGCGCCTTGATATACGGCAGTTTGTCGATGATTCCCTTGAGGTCCCCGCCCCAATAGTGACTGTTGGGATTATCGGACACGGTCGCAAGCGGCGCCTCCCAGTTCGGCACACCGACGGGCGGCTTGCGGTCGTTCGACTTGTCGCCGTTGAAGAAGCGCTCCGGGAAGACCTGGTACCAGACCGTGTCTTTCGCCCAGGCCGGCGTCTCGAATAATGATAATGAGTCCATGTTCACTTCAAACGGCCTGTAGCCTCCGCCGTCGGGACGAGGGTCCGCGACGAGGCCGTCGGCGCCGAAGGTCCATCGGGATTGTCCGTCCCGAAGGATGAAGGCGTAATCCATTTGCCCTCGAACCGGCGCCGTGACGGCCCACGCTTCGGTCGTTCCGTCGAATCCAATTCGTTTCAGTGGCGTTTCCACCGCGTAATCGAACTCGGTGCTTCCAGCCGGATGTTTTGGTCCAAGGTACATACTCACCGAGTCAACATCTTCGGCTCCTGTGTGAACCGTAAACCGGGCGTGGGTCCTGTTCACCTTAAGCAGGTCCATGCCCTGATGCTTCACCGCAAAGGCCACGATCTTGCCGTCTCCGCGCTTGTGCTCCGGCATCGAGCCGTCCGGTGCGATCCACAGGGCGCTGTTGCCGTCCGGAGGGACCGGGGTGCCCGCATTCGGATCGGACATCCACTTGCCGTCCACCACGAACTTGTACTGGTATGAGCCGGGCTCAAGGTCCAGCTTCGCCGTCCACAGTCCATTGTCGCCCTTCGCCATGGCGAGGGCGCTGGAACTCCAACTGTTGAACGTACCGGCAACGTACACACGAACGGCGTCCGGCGCCTTGTAGGTAAGCGTGACGGGCACGGCGTGAGCGGACGCGGCGAGCAGTATGCACGCGGCGAGCCGCGCCCCTACCGCGATGCAAGAGCCCATGCCGGGATACGTCACGAGGAGGCCCTCGCGACGAGTTCACATGGCACGAGCAACTGGCACGGTGGGGTGTCCTTCTTCTCGATGCGCTGAATCAACAGGTCGGCCGCCTTGGCGCCGATCTCATTGACGTTCACGCTCACGGACGAGAGCGGCGGGTCCGTATGCGGGCAGAAGAGCGAATCGTTGAACCCGACAAGGGCCACATCGTCCGGAACGCGCAGCCCGCGCTCCTTGATGCTGACCAGTGCGCCGAGCCCAATGAGGTCGTCGATGGCCAGTATCGCGTCCGGCTGTTGGTCGAGCAGCCGGTGCGCGGCGGATCGCCCGCCCTGCTCCCCAAAATCCGCCTCCACGACCAGATCGCGGTCATAGCGGATGCCGGCGTCCTCGAGTCCCTGGCGATAGCCGATAAGCCGGTCCTGGGAAACGGTCAGGTCATGCGGACCGCTGACGTATCCGATGCGCTTTCGGCCCCTCTCCAGCAGGTGACGGACCACCATGGCCGCTCCGCCGATATTGTCATTGTTCACGCTGAACAGGTCCGGACTGCCGTCGTAGCGCCCGATGAGGACGAACGGGAAACGGTGGTCTCGTAGGCGCTCTATCCGTTCGTCGTGTTCAAGGCTCTCGAGGATGATCAGCCCGTCCACGCGGTTGCTTGCGAAAAGCGAATCGTAAAACAGGCGCTCGCCATCGGCGGAGCGCGACGCAGAGATCGACAGGTAGTACCCCTGATGCGCGGCGCGATCCATCACGGCGGTGATCAATTCGGCGTAGAAGGGATCCTTTGCGAAATCCTGGCGGGTGCGGCGGACAGCGAGTCCGATGGTATCGGAACGCTGGCGGCGAAGGCTCCTCGCCTGGGCGTGCGGCTGGTACCCATTGCGCTTCACGATGTCCATAATCCGGTCCCGCGCGGCGGGATCGACACCGGCGTCCCCGCCGAGTACGCGTGACACCGTCGGTTGCGATACGCTGGCGAGTTCGGCTATCTTTTTCTGTGTGAGTGGTTTCATGATTCCTGTGTGGAATACGTATTCGAATACGTATTCACAATGATAGTATACAGCAAGGCGAAATGTTTTCCTACATGGAATTTCTAACGCTCACCGGTAGGTCGGGCCTCTGTGCCCGACGCCTCTATGGCGGGCACGGCCCGTACGGACCGCCTGTAGGGGTGGAGACTGACCTGCCGGCTCAGATCCCCAACCGGCCCCAGATTGCGTCCACTTTGGCCTTCACGCCGGGATCCATCTCTATCTCCGGCGGCCATTCCCGGGTGAAGCCTTCCGACGCCCATTTGGCCGTCGCATCGATTCCCACGTGCCCACCGTAACAGGCGTACACCGACGCGTGGTCCAACTGGTCCACCGGCCCCATCGCGATTTCCAGATCACGGCTTGGGTCGATATTGCCGGTCGCCTTCCAGAGGACTTCGGTCGGGTTCTGAACGTCCACATCCGCGTCCACCACGATGATGATCTTGGTAAACATCATCTGGCCGAGACCCCAGAGCGCGTGCATCACCTTGCGCGCGTGACCGGGGTACCGCTTTCGGATACTCACGATGGCGAGGTTGTGGAATGCCGCCGCTACCGGCAGGTTCATATCCACGATCTCCGGCACCTGTGTCTTCAGCAGCGGGAGGAAGAGACGCTCCGTGGCCTTGCCAAGCCAGGCGTCCTCCATCGGCGGCGGGCCGACGATGGTCGCGGGATACACGGGGTCCTTCCGATGCGTGATGGCCGTCACGTGGAACACCGGGAACGGTTCGGCCGGCGTGTAGAAACCGGTGTGATCGCCGAACGGCCCCTCGATCCGCCTCTCCGCCGGGTCCACATACCCCTCGATCACGAAATCCACGTCGCGCGGCACCGAGACGTCGATCGTCTTGCACTTCACCATTTCGACCGCCTGCTTCCGCAGGAAGCCGGCGAAGAGCATCTCGTCGATTTCCTTCGGAAGCGGCGCGGTCGCGCTGTAGGTGTAGGCGGGATCGCCGCCGAGGCAGACCGCCACCTGGATGGGCTTCGCTCCGGAATCGACCATATGCTCCATGCCAACCTTGTGCAGCTGCCAGTGCATCCCGGTCGTCACGTCGTCGAAAACCTGCATCCGGTACATCCCCACGTTGCGCTTGCCGGTGTTGGGATCGTGCGTGAACACGAGCGGCAGCGTGATAAACGGACCGCCATCAAGCGGCCAGCACGTCAGCACAGGCAGCGCGGAGAGGCGCGGCGGTTCCATCACCACTTCCTGGCACGGCGCCGTGCCCTTTCCCTGCTTCGTGAGGTATTTCGCCAGTCGCGCATATTTGAGGCCCATCGCGATCTTGGCGCCCAGTCCCTGCGGGATGTCCGGCTTCGTGAGGTCTGCGATCTCTGCGGCCAGGTCATCCAGCCGTTCCGCGCCCAGCGCCATCGCCATGCGCCGTTCCGAGCCGAACGCGTTGATCAGCAGCGGGAAATCGTAACCCTTCGGCTTCTCGAAGAGCAGCGCCGGCCCGCCGGCCTTCATCACGCGGTCGGCGATTTCGGTGATCTCAAGGTTCGGATCGGCCGGGTAGGCAATCCGCCGCAGTTCGCCCGCATCTTCCAGGCGCTGAATGAACTCGGTCAGTGAATTGTACATGGTGGGGTTCCAGGTGTATTGGGTATCCGGTGACGGGTGCCGGATTACCGGTTTCCCTCATTGGGTTTCCCTCATATGATAGCCTTCAGGTTGCAAGAAGCCCGACTCCCATCACCTGACACCCGACACCCGTCACCCATAGCCTGCCCCGCCGCCTGCGACATGCCTCCCGTCTCCTGCCTCCGGTTCCCCAATCCTGCTAGAATAAGTTCGTTATGCTTTCATCCGAACCAACCACAATCACGCTTCGCCGCCTCACGGCGGGCATCCTGTATCAACCCGTTGCCATCGACCGCCAGTCGCTGGCCAATTTCTACGCCCAGGCATCCACCGTCTTCGAATTCACAACGTTCAACCTCCTCCCGGATGGCGGTAGGATGTCGCTGGGAGCCGCAGGCCAGGAAGATGACCTCATCATCCAGCCGACCCGCACACAGGTCAATATGAATCTCGGGGCGCCCTGGGAGGCCGTCGTTCAGCGCGCCATGGGCCAGTTCGATGCCGTCCGCCAGTTCCTCCGCCTTAGCCAGTACGTGGCTTTTGGCGTGAAGATCGTGGGCAGCTTCGCGCTTGGCGAGCCATCCGCCTCGTTCCTGGAGCACC
Coding sequences:
- a CDS encoding extracellular solute-binding protein, with product MLNKALSTLVALGATLCALIAPVRANVTISYMGWGAPPEVRITKDLLKTFHDKHPEIDVKYILAPQFDDKLRTMLAGDIPPDVFYMSVENFPIYSQKQVLLNLDPYIKASKFDTSDFFPRLINGFRDKGHLYGLPKDFTTQVLFFNKDLFDRDQIAYPTDKWTWEDMRDAAKKLTHDFDGDGRIDQYGLQYIGGTMMQYCWYRQAGARMFTPDGKRFALNSPDGVRALQFLHDLDYKDHVALTTSAAAGRDAQAEFSNGHLGMFIGYGRWLVPRFREMNKFRWDCAVMPHDKERFSVIATVAYSIAARSKHPKEAWELVKFLTGPEGQAQNSRLGLAIPALKSVAYGPAFLTPGSTINDHAFLDSIPYAEIAPRTANPDEYNQILDPVWEQVLTLNKVPPAKALANLEPQVNAFLLKYRTLKAFPLVPWSRVLGVLAVLGSLIVAGIVVFFQRSGPIGKLARWEERIGYLFISPWIIGLLIFSLFPIVTSMLMSLCQWDAITPIHHAQWVGLDNYHRLFTQEPKFWMALRVTAIYSVFSVPIGLVLSVAIAILLNQKVKGIPVFRTIYYVPSLVGGVSVAVLWWRIFNRDFGILNFALDKMGIFASMGIKPIDWLGSETFALPALIIMSMWGVGGGMLIYLAGLQGIPTQLYEAASIDGAGNFRKFWTITLPMLSPVIFFNLIMGIIGSFQVFTQAYVMTSGGPNNATLFYVLYLFQKGFQQFQMGYASALAWVLFAIVLALTALVMRSSKSWVHYEGSRE
- a CDS encoding DUF1559 domain-containing protein, which codes for MRTNKSHNWAFTLIELLVVIAIIAILAAILFPVFAKARESAKKTTCISNMKQFGIAFQAYYTDNDEHFPLQGGTQKWGDRLGWSENVYPGIKSFDVYRCPSDPKSNVSYTMNAACSVPQDPKVGYAARTISAVKSPAKMIQLAEAPGTGNHNGYPLSMPPAGQTLDNAVNKYGESDLTTEYGTANQDDGQVFGTPTGGFGYKNYGSLAMPINKYREINGAQIGKLYFPGRHNGGNVILFVDSHVGWFSTWDYNKMTFAYNLQ
- a CDS encoding alpha-amylase family glycosyl hydrolase, with amino-acid sequence MGSCIAVGARLAACILLAASAHAVPVTLTYKAPDAVRVYVAGTFNSWSSSALAMAKGDNGLWTAKLDLEPGSYQYKFVVDGKWMSDPNAGTPVPPDGNSALWIAPDGSMPEHKRGDGKIVAFAVKHQGMDLLKVNRTHARFTVHTGAEDVDSVSMYLGPKHPAGSTEFDYAVETPLKRIGFDGTTEAWAVTAPVRGQMDYAFILRDGQSRWTFGADGLVADPRPDGGGYRPFEVNMDSLSLFETPAWAKDTVWYQVFPERFFNGDKSNDRKPPVGVPNWEAPLATVSDNPNSHYWGGDLKGIIDKLPYIKALGANGIYLNPIFLGPDSHKYATTDYLKVDPDFGDEATLKALCDKAHKLGMRVMLDGVFNHTSVYNPMFQDILKNQEKSKYAKWYRITSFPVLDPLTHYQGRGERDIPYEGWAGLKWMPRLNPDNPDCAAYILKVATYWIERCRIDGWRLDVANEVPHDFWVKFRSAVKGTKKDSLIVGEIWDNATPWLQGDQFDSVMNYRFRGAVLDFFARGRSDAALFVAALNTLNIQYPPQSTVVMYNLLGSHDVPRLMNECGGDERKAALATVFQMTSPGAPAVYYGDENGMAGGGDPWNRAPMVWDDKKWNSSLRETFKRAIALRRASPALRSSDTDTLVAPEGGRFAAFLRGTPRDAGSLITAFNASDMEQIVSVPVTKLSASAKWKDVWNGGDVSVTNEHLSLKLAPWSAAVLTPMR
- a CDS encoding LacI family DNA-binding transcriptional regulator produces the protein MKPLTQKKIAELASVSQPTVSRVLGGDAGVDPAARDRIMDIVKRNGYQPHAQARSLRRQRSDTIGLAVRRTRQDFAKDPFYAELITAVMDRAAHQGYYLSISASRSADGERLFYDSLFASNRVDGLIILESLEHDERIERLRDHRFPFVLIGRYDGSPDLFSVNNDNIGGAAMVVRHLLERGRKRIGYVSGPHDLTVSQDRLIGYRQGLEDAGIRYDRDLVVEADFGEQGGRSAAHRLLDQQPDAILAIDDLIGLGALVSIKERGLRVPDDVALVGFNDSLFCPHTDPPLSSVSVNVNEIGAKAADLLIQRIEKKDTPPCQLLVPCELVARASS
- a CDS encoding menaquinone biosynthesis decarboxylase; this translates as MYNSLTEFIQRLEDAGELRRIAYPADPNLEITEIADRVMKAGGPALLFEKPKGYDFPLLINAFGSERRMAMALGAERLDDLAAEIADLTKPDIPQGLGAKIAMGLKYARLAKYLTKQGKGTAPCQEVVMEPPRLSALPVLTCWPLDGGPFITLPLVFTHDPNTGKRNVGMYRMQVFDDVTTGMHWQLHKVGMEHMVDSGAKPIQVAVCLGGDPAYTYSATAPLPKEIDEMLFAGFLRKQAVEMVKCKTIDVSVPRDVDFVIEGYVDPAERRIEGPFGDHTGFYTPAEPFPVFHVTAITHRKDPVYPATIVGPPPMEDAWLGKATERLFLPLLKTQVPEIVDMNLPVAAAFHNLAIVSIRKRYPGHARKVMHALWGLGQMMFTKIIIVVDADVDVQNPTEVLWKATGNIDPSRDLEIAMGPVDQLDHASVYACYGGHVGIDATAKWASEGFTREWPPEIEMDPGVKAKVDAIWGRLGI